From Planctomycetia bacterium, the proteins below share one genomic window:
- a CDS encoding oligopeptide transporter, OPT family has translation MAVTTDTQPPAFQPYVSDEAGKTMKEFTWSAVLLGTVLGVVFAASSLYLVLKVGITVSASIPVAVLAITLFRFFSKLIGTRQTTILENNVVQTAGSAGESLAFGVGVTMPALLLLGYEMDILRIMVVSILGGLLGILAMIPLRRLFIVKMHGKPGQPGTLLYPEGTACAQVLISGEKGGTTGKTVFIGFGLAFVHKFVTEGMSLLMGTVTYPLTFINKMAVYAHEMASELLGVGYIIGLRTSAVMMAGAILGYLVIIPTIYMVGEYADKNVPPGTALIRDMSVGQIRNNYLLFIGAGCVATAGIISMGKTLPTIIRGLTGSLRSVKTGGSQVDNLKRRTENDMPTSVVLLGSLALIVVLALFLIGEVGVTSAILGALLVVLFGFLFVTVSSRLTGEIGSSSNPISGMTVATLMLTCLIFATLGFTSPSYRLLALSIAAVVCVASSNGGTTAQSLKTGFLVGGTPKAGQYAILIGALVSALVIGFLLLAFNKSGTIFSKKEANLPKVVLNQTELAKLNETIEYEGKQYKVWRASGANLSDEVKDDKGNVSYKPRPEIKIVNRGIYYVDPTTGKPEVVRDDAIMGQIKEKDDGTAVKREFDAPKTQVMGLIINGVLKGDLNWSMVGIGAMIAFFLELCGVSSLAFAVGVYVPIQYSAAIFVGGIIRWIVDTIMARRAAADVAAAGDDPEARAKAEIEAIRKSETSPGVLLASGYIAGGSLAGVLMAFLAFSKEIPRDLTNWQYSTVTIGQVKSFDDAIKDIAREQYHIDVDKLDAKKEPDKAEKLGELKAINFDLPIRYIKVPAGTKLKLPKDEEKGEEYTTQREMTLGEAAREALGRERKAVDLSQSNPGLELPKTLPADAVVKLPQSKLPAIVAFTCLCLLLLVVGAGWLLKGKESEEAA, from the coding sequence GTGCTGGCTATCACGCTTTTCCGCTTCTTCTCCAAACTGATTGGCACACGACAAACAACGATTCTTGAAAACAACGTCGTTCAGACAGCAGGCTCCGCTGGTGAATCACTTGCTTTTGGCGTCGGTGTGACCATGCCTGCCCTGCTGTTATTGGGTTATGAGATGGACATCCTCCGCATCATGGTGGTTTCCATTCTGGGTGGATTGCTTGGCATCCTGGCCATGATTCCGCTTCGCAGGCTCTTCATTGTGAAGATGCATGGCAAACCGGGTCAGCCTGGAACATTGCTATACCCTGAAGGAACGGCGTGCGCTCAGGTGCTGATTTCTGGTGAAAAGGGTGGAACCACAGGAAAAACAGTGTTCATCGGATTTGGGTTGGCCTTTGTGCACAAGTTTGTCACAGAAGGCATGTCGTTGCTGATGGGCACCGTTACTTATCCGTTAACCTTCATCAACAAGATGGCAGTATATGCTCACGAAATGGCATCGGAACTTTTAGGCGTCGGTTACATCATTGGTTTGCGAACCAGTGCAGTCATGATGGCAGGCGCTATTCTGGGTTACCTGGTTATCATCCCCACCATTTACATGGTGGGCGAATATGCCGACAAAAATGTGCCACCAGGTACCGCATTGATTCGTGACATGTCGGTAGGACAGATTCGCAACAACTACCTGCTCTTTATTGGAGCCGGGTGCGTGGCAACTGCGGGCATCATCAGCATGGGTAAAACGTTGCCTACTATCATCCGAGGGTTAACAGGAAGCCTGCGAAGTGTGAAAACTGGTGGAAGTCAGGTCGACAACTTGAAACGCCGAACCGAAAATGACATGCCAACTTCGGTGGTGTTATTGGGAAGCCTCGCGCTCATTGTGGTGCTGGCACTATTTCTGATAGGCGAGGTGGGCGTGACCAGCGCCATTCTGGGAGCGCTTCTAGTGGTGCTGTTTGGCTTCCTGTTTGTTACGGTCTCATCACGCTTGACTGGTGAAATTGGTTCATCATCCAATCCGATCTCAGGCATGACAGTCGCCACACTGATGCTGACATGTCTGATCTTTGCGACCCTGGGGTTCACTTCGCCCAGTTACCGACTACTGGCACTTTCCATTGCAGCCGTCGTGTGCGTTGCTTCTTCCAATGGTGGCACTACGGCACAGTCGCTTAAGACTGGCTTCCTTGTGGGTGGCACACCCAAAGCAGGCCAGTATGCCATTCTAATCGGGGCATTGGTGTCTGCATTAGTCATCGGCTTCCTGCTCTTGGCGTTTAACAAATCGGGAACCATTTTCAGCAAGAAAGAAGCCAACCTTCCCAAGGTCGTGCTGAATCAGACGGAACTTGCGAAGCTCAATGAAACCATTGAGTATGAAGGCAAACAGTATAAGGTTTGGCGAGCCAGCGGAGCGAACCTTTCCGATGAAGTGAAAGACGACAAGGGAAATGTGAGCTACAAACCTCGACCTGAAATCAAGATTGTCAATCGTGGCATTTACTATGTTGATCCCACAACAGGCAAACCCGAAGTAGTTCGCGATGATGCCATCATGGGGCAGATCAAGGAAAAGGATGATGGCACTGCTGTCAAACGCGAGTTTGATGCACCCAAGACCCAGGTGATGGGCTTGATCATCAACGGCGTGCTCAAGGGAGATTTGAACTGGAGCATGGTAGGCATCGGTGCGATGATCGCCTTCTTCCTCGAGTTGTGTGGCGTATCATCTCTCGCTTTCGCAGTGGGTGTCTATGTACCCATTCAATACTCTGCGGCCATCTTTGTAGGTGGCATCATTCGATGGATTGTTGACACCATCATGGCCAGGCGGGCCGCAGCCGATGTCGCTGCTGCTGGAGATGATCCGGAAGCACGAGCGAAGGCAGAAATTGAAGCCATCCGCAAGAGCGAAACCAGCCCAGGTGTGCTGCTGGCCAGCGGTTATATTGCTGGCGGTTCACTGGCAGGCGTGCTGATGGCGTTCCTGGCGTTCAGCAAGGAAATACCTCGTGACCTTACCAACTGGCAATACTCGACTGTTACTATTGGGCAGGTGAAATCATTCGACGACGCCATCAAGGATATTGCCCGCGAACAGTATCACATTGATGTCGACAAACTGGATGCCAAGAAAGAGCCCGATAAAGCCGAAAAGCTGGGCGAATTGAAAGCCATCAATTTTGACCTGCCAATTCGCTATATCAAAGTACCTGCAGGTACCAAGCTGAAACTGCCTAAGGATGAAGAGAAAGGCGAGGAATATACCACACAGCGTGAAATGACCTTGGGTGAGGCAGCCAGGGAAGCACTTGGACGTGAACGCAAAGCCGTTGATCTATCTCAAAGCAATCCAGGATTGGAACTGCCCAAAACACTACCCGCAGATGCGGTGGTGAAACTGCCTCAATCCAAACTCCCTGCAATTGTGGCGTTCACCTGCTTATGCCTGCTGTTGCTGGTTGTTGGTGCAGGCTGGTTGCTGAAAGGCAAGGAATCAGAAGAAGCTGCGTGA